A genomic segment from Thamnophis elegans isolate rThaEle1 chromosome 3, rThaEle1.pri, whole genome shotgun sequence encodes:
- the CEP78 gene encoding centrosomal protein of 78 kDa isoform X6: protein MIDSVKVRRQCSMDFYAHYEQLCALEGSAPLTSVKAKKLYNILDINADRIKAADWIPLLRAVRHNKTLTFIAIKSCHHQGPGDSGLEKQGTGIRRRIPAIRSKDLTGQLSKAIKGCLMVSKALGKLELHGLLLREKDLILLTKVRLLNCNIFLISRCTCFKRLLIFFFLKGLANTSSLERLSLAHSPIGDGGLEIICQSVKNSACIKSIDFTGCSLTWRGTEHMASILKHQAMKRHGEAWAESLRYRRPDFDCMAGLRRITLNCNALIGDRGAAVLADCLAEDLWLKALDLQQCGISSEGAKSLLDSFKTNRTLVVLDIRKNPLVDHALMKKIIEKVLMNANGTNLEYKWLPSPVSKDVKNKPKKRTVVLGNGRKGKATIRIGFSSKKSLSSSKTTLWDQDNYAPKPLPPGTHGFLPWRTAERAKHHRASSTKNAHEFPLQIQTGIPVTVTVESASASETETEGAMDNVICRKDTESSKLTNLKHWHQLQMEYEECHLRLKEERKARMIAEERIMEVLELENTQLRNINCSLSEVVHAQSVASTILEDEGVLGSIENSFQKFHAFLDLLRDAGLGQLASMAGIDQSDFGVLHLPQMTTTAKPTVIEREKSFEEERQEHMQNFKNAGTTSFLSPLTFQKDFDSSQAVNNDLPASAKTQDLQGVGPSQQSLWQDIEAFFVA, encoded by the exons ATGATTGATTCTGTTAAAGTAAGGAGACAGTGCAGTATGGATTTTTATGCTCATTATGAGCAGCTCTGTGCTTTAGAAGGCTCTGCCCCTTTAACATCTGTGAAAGCCAAAAAACTTTATAATATTCTTGATATTAATGCGGATCGTATTAAAGCTGCTGATTGGATACCTCTACTACGTGCAGTCAGACATAACAAGACTTTAACTTttattgcaataaagagctgtcaCCATCAGGGTCCTGGGGACTCAG GTCTTGAAAAACAGGGAACAGGTATAAGAAGAAGAATTCCAGCAATTCGATCCAAAGACTTAACTGGACAATTGTCTAAAGCTATCAAAGGTTGtctgatggtatcaaaggccctGGGAAAGCTAGAACTACATGGGTTGCTTTTGAGGGAAAAGGACTTAATATTATTGACAAAAGTAAGATTATTAAATTGCAACATATTTTTGATTTCAAGATGTACTTGCTTTAAAAGAttattaatattcttttttttaaaggggttgGCTAATACATCATCTTTGGAGAGACTATCTTTAGCCCACTCACCAATAGGTGATGGAGGTTTAGAAA taATTTGTCAGAGTGTGAAGAATTCGGCTTGCATCAAATCTATAGATTTTACAGGATGCAGTTTAACCTGGCGAGGAacagaacacatggccagcatcctgaaa CACCAGGCAATGAAAAGACACGGTGAAGCTTGGGCTGAAAGTCTCCGCTATAGGAGACCTGATTTTGATTGTATGGCTGGCTTGAGGCGCATCACTCTCAACTGCAATGCGCTTATTGGTGATCGAGGTGCTGCTGTTTTAGCTGATTGCCTTGCCGAAGATCTGTGGCTAAAAG CACTTGATTTGCAGCAATGTGGAATTAGCAGtgaaggggcaaaatcacttttGGATTCATTTAAAACTAACAGAACATTGGTGGTTCTGGACATCAGAAAAAATCCATTAGTAG ATCATGCTTTAATgaagaaaataattgaaaaggTTCTCATGAATGCCAATGGCACTAACTTGGAG TACAAGTGGCTTCCTTCTCCAGTCTCAAAAGATGTTAAAAACAAACCCAAAAAAAGAACAGTTGTCTTGGGAAATGGCAGAAAAGGAAAAGCTACTATACGTATtg GATTTTCATCAAAAAAATCACTCAGTTCTAGTAAGACAACTTTATGGGATCAAGACAACTATGCTCCAAAGCCATTACCCCCAGGGACACATGGTTTCCTGCCCTGGCGTACTGCTGAACGTGCAAAGCACCATAG GGCTTCATCTACAAAAAATGCCCATGAATTTCCATTGCAGATACAG ACGGGTATTCCTGTGACAGTGACTGTAGAAAGTGCTTCTGCATCTGAAACTGAAACAGAGGGTGCCATGGACAATGTCATTTGCAGAAAGGATACAGAATCCTCCAAATTAACCAATTTAAAACATTGGCATCAGTTACAG ATGGAGTATGAAGAATGTCACTTAAGACTAAAAGAAGAACGAAAAGCAAGGATGATTGCTGAAGAACGGATAATGGAGGTA TTGGAATTGGAAAACACTCAATTACGGAATATAAATTGCTCCCTCTCAGAAGTTGTCCATGCACAGTCAGTAGCCAGCACAATACTAGAAGATGAAGGAGTGCTTGGTAGCATTGAGAATTCTTTCCAAAAGTTTCATGCTTTTTTAGATCTTCTTAGAGATGCTGG CCTTGGACAGCTTGCATCAATGGCTGGTATAGATCAATCAGATTTTGGTGTATTACATCTTCCCCAAATGACTACTACTGCAAAGCCAACTGTGATAGAAAGGGAGAAGTCATTTGAAGAAGAAAGACAAGAACACATGCAGAATTTTAAA